The DNA region CCTTCGCCGGCCTCGCCCAGCAGGAGGTGGTGGAGTACATCCGCTCGCTGGGCGTCACGGCGGTGGAGCTTCTGCCGGTCCACGCCTTCGTGGATGACCGCTATCTGCTGGAAAAGGGGCTGCGCAACTACTGGGGCTACAACAGCATCTCCTTCTTCGCGCCCGACCCGCGCTACATGGCGACCGGCGCGATCCACGAGTTCAAGGAGATGGTCGCCCGCCTGCACGACGCCGGGATCGAGGTCATCCTCGACGTCGTCTACAACCACACCGCCGAAGGCAACGAGATGGGGCCGACGCTGTCCTTCAAGGGCATCGACAACGCCTCCTACTACCGGCTGGCGCCGGACCCGCGCTACTACATCAACGACACCGGCACGGGCAACACGCTGAACCTCGTGCATTCGCGCGTCCTGCAGATGGTCACCGACAGCCTGCGCTACTGGGTGACCGAGATGCATGTGGACGGCTTCCGCTTCGACCTCGCCACCATCCTGGCGCGGGAGACCTACGGCTTCGACCACAGCGGCGGCTTCCTCGACGCCTGCCGGCAGGACCCGGTGCTGTCGCGCGTCAAGCTGATCGCCGAGCCGTGGGACTGCGGCCCCGGCGGCTATCAGGTCGGCGGCTTCCCGCCGGGCTGGGCGGAGTGGAACGACAAGTTCCGCGACACCGTGCGTTCCTACTGGAAGGGCGACGAGGGCAAGCTGCCCGAACTGGCGACCCGCATGGCCGCCTCGGCGGACGTGTTCAACCGGCGGGGCCGGAAGCCCTGGGCCAGTGTCAACTTCGTCACCGCCCATGACGGCTTCACGCTGCACGACCTCGTCTCCTACAACGACAAGCACAACGACGCGAACGGCGAGGACAACCGCGACGGCCATTCGCACAACATCTCCTGGAACCACGGGGCGGAGGGGCCGACCGACGATCCGGAGATCAACGCCCTGCGCTTCCGCCAGATGCGCAACCTGCTGGCCACGCTGCTGCTGTCCCAGGGCACCCCGATGATCCTGGCCGGCGACGAGTTCGCGCGCAGCCAGAACGGCAACAACAACGCCTATTGCCAGGACAACGAGATCAGCTGGATCGACTGGGAGGGCGTCAGCGATGAGGGCTGGGCGCTGACCGACTTCGTCCGCCACCTGATCGGGCTGCGGCAGAGCCATCCGCTGCTGCGCCGCGGGCGCTTCTTCACCGGCGCCTACAACCCCGACCTGGAGGTGAAGGACCTCACTTGGATCACCCCCGCCGGCGAGGAGAAGACGACCGAGCAGTGGCAGGACCCGATGGCGCGCTGCCTGGGCATGCTGCTGGACGGGCGGGCGCAGGCCACCGGCATCAAGAAGGTGGCGTCGGACGCCACGCTGCTGCTGATCATCAACGCCTACCACGACGTGGTGCCCTTCAAGCTGCCGGAGGTCGCGGGCGGCAGCCGCTGGCTGACGCTGGTGGACACCACGGAGCCCGACCGGCTGGAGGTCGCCACCGCCCAGACCGGCGACGAGATCCCGGTCAACGGGCGTTCCCTGCTGCTGTTCGAGCTGATGCCCGACCGCCGCTCCGACATGGGGCTGAAGGCCGCCGCGCGGGCTCTGCGCGCCGCCTCCGGTCCGGGCGAGCCGGTGGCCGCCATCACGCCGGACAGCATCGCGTCGGGCGCCAGCCCGGCCGAGACGGTTCAGCAGCCGGGCGAGTGATCGGCGGGTCCCGATAGGCCGTCAAGGAACGGTGCGGCAGGACGCCGCACCGTTCTTCGTCACTTATATATACAATTTTAGGCAAATAGGTGATATCAAGGCGGCGGACTATCCGTATTGAACCATTGCTTGTGTTGGCAACGCAGCATTGTCCGCGCTTCCGCGCTTCGAAGCGAAGGGCATCCGCCAGGAATCCGGGAGGTCTGGGCATGTGTCATGGCGACTACATCCGATTCCTGGTCGCGACCGAGGCCGACCCGGCCTTGCGCGCGGCGCTGCGGCGGGCGTCGCGCGGCCTGCTGACCCTGGGCGATCTGGTGGATTTCGCCGCCGGGCATGGCTACCGCTTCACCGAGGCGGACATTCCCCTGGCCGTGGCCCAGCCCGTCGTCTGCGGAACCGACTGATCGGGCGGGGGACGGTCACGGCGGCGGAGCCGTCGTGCTGCAACTGCCGCGGATCGTCAGCATGATCCCGTCGTCGGACTGGAAGATGTCCTTGTCGGCGTCGCGTGGAATCGGGATTTTCTGACGGCGGCAGAACAGCAGGAGAATGCCGAGCGTCTTGCTGGGCATGAAGGCGACGTCCCGCACCTTCGCGGCCCCCTGCTGCACCATGACCACCACGCCCCCGTCCGATTTCGGAACGACGGAGGCGATCAGGCCCAACGGGAGATCGGTCTGATTCGGCACCTTCTGGTACCAGCCGAAGGCTTTCTTGAGGGCCGAGTTCGTGAAGACAAGGTGACGCGTTTCGAAAATCATTCCGGACCAGTTTCAGGCCCGGCCGCCCTCCAGTTCCGGGTTCAACCGGAACGTGATCGCACGCCCCAGTTTGGAATCCCGCAGAAGGATCTGCTTGGTTTCCAGCAGCTTGATGGCCCGGTTGACGTTGGGCCGCTGCATGCCGAGCGCGTCAGCCAGTTCGGACTGGAGCACCGGCACGGGACGGTCGAAATGGAGCCGCCGGCTCAGGTAGGTGAACACACGAAGCGCTTCCAGGGTGATGTCCCGATCGGTCGAAACGGTCCTGGAGAGGAGGTCATGATGCTGCATGGCGGCCTCGGAACGCAAGTTGGCTCGGCGTCGCAGTGCGGCTGCGCACGCGCCGGGCGGATAATTTCGCCTGCTCCGCAGATTACCCCGCATTTGTTGTCCGAATGTGTCTCGCGCGTTTCGAAATTGACACAAAGCCGCGCCATTTGTGACGCCCCGGCCGGAACCCCCGCCCCCGCCCCCTCGTTCCCGGAAGGAGCAACCGTCACGTGAGGAGGGGACCCATGCATCGGCTCGTGCTGCTGCGGCACGGTCAGAGCGTCTGGAACCGCTCGGACCTGTTCACCGGCTGGACCGACGTCGATCTGACCGAACAGGGGATTGACGAAACCCGCCACGCCGCCGGACTGCTGAAGCAGGCCGGATTCGATTTCGATGTGGCCTTCACCTCCGTCCTGAAGCGGGCGATCAAGACGCTCGACATCGTGCTGGAGGAGATGGACCGCATGTGGCTGCCGGTGCACAAGCACTGGCGCCTGAACGAGCGCCATTACGGCGCGCTCCAGGGATTGAACAAGACGGAGACGGCGGCCCGCCACGGCGCCGATCAGGTCTTCCTGTGGCGGCGGAGCTGGGACGTCCCGCCCCCGCCGGTCGAGCCCGAAGACCCCTGCTCCGCGGTGTCGGACCGGCGCTACGCCGGGCTCGGCCGGGCGAACCTGCCGCGCGGCGAAAGCCTGAAGGACACCACGGAGCGGGTGATCCCCTTCTGGGAGGAGGGCATCTGCCCGGCCCTGCGGCTGGGCGCGCGGGTGCTGGTGTCGGCCCACGGCAACAGCCTGCGCGGCCTCGTCAAGCATCTCGACAAGGTGCCCGACCAGGACATTCCGCTGTTCGAGATCCCGACCAGCCGCCCGCTGGTCTATGAGCTGGGCGCCGATCTGGTGCCGCTGCGCCGCTATTTCCTGACCGAGGGCGGCGGCACCGAGGAAATCACCTGGCCCCGCCGGGACGACGCCGGTCCGAGCGGCGTCGCGGCAGCGTGACTGAACAATCCCTCTCCCGCCCCGGGAGAGGGAACGAACTCACCCCCCGCGGGCCGTCGGCCGCGGTGCCCCGCCCCGCCCTTGCCGCGCTTGCGGCCGGGCAGCGGGTGGTGGAACTGCGGGTGGCCGCCCTCCGCCGGGGCCGCCCCCCTGTCCGGACCGCGCGCCCCGTCCGGACGGCGCCCGCGCCGCTCACCCTGCCGCTCGCCCTGGCGCTCCTCGACCCGCCCGGCGTAACAGCTGTCGCAGACCCGGAAACGGTGGTTCGCCTTCAGACGCGTGCCGCAGACCGGGCAGGCGCGGGCCAGCGAGCGTTCGGCCAGGGTGCGCTCGATGAAGGCGTTCAGCATGGCCCGGCGCTCCTGGCACAGGTCCATGTCCGGATAGGCGTCGGGGAAGCGGTAGGCCAGCCACGCGTAGGCGGTCAGCTCCTTCACCGCGCGCTCGGCCTTCTCCAACTCCACGTCGGTGCCGACGCGGTGGTGGAAGCGTTCGGCGGCGTCGGGGGCGGAGTTGCGGATTCCCTTGCCCTGGTTGGTCGCCCACAGCGCCAGCAGGCGCAAATTGTTCTGGTCGCGCACGTCGATGGGGCAGCGCGCCAGCATGTCGCGCACCGCCAGCGGCAACTTCGCCCGATCGACCGCGGCGGCGGCCTGGATGCGCTGCTCCAGGTCGGTCATGCGGAAGGTCTGGTTGGCGCGCAGCAGCTCCTGCCCCGCCGTGCGCAGCACCTTGGCGAGGCTGTCGGTGTCCAGCTCGCGCGCGATGGCCTCGACGTGGGTCAGGTTGGGGCTGATCCAGGCCCGCGGGTCCTCCGGCGGCACCGGCGGGGTGGTCAGCGCCCGGCGCACCGGGTTGATGTTCTCACCCTCCAGCACCGCAACGCGGCCTTCCTCGTGCATGCCGAAGCGCCCGGCCCGCCCGCCGATCTGGCGGATTTCGGAGGAATTCAGGTCACGCTCCTCCCGCCCGTCATACTTGCGGGTGGTCGACAGGACGACGCGGGCGACCGGCAGGTTCAGCCCCATGCCGATGGCGTCGGTCGCCACCAGCACGTCCGCCGTGCCGTCGCGGAAGCGCCGCGCCTCGGCCCGCCGCACCTCCGGCGACAGGGCGCCGTAGATGACCGCCACCGTGTGGTCGCGGGCCAGCAGCTCGCGCCGCAGCCCCATCACGTCCTTGCGCGAGAAGGCGATCACCGCGTCGCCGCGGCGGACATTCTCCAGCGGCACCCGCTCCTCCTGCACGCGCAGCGGCGACTTGCGGGTGAACTCCACGACCTCCAGCTCCTCCCCCAGCGCGGTGGCGAGGCGCTGCACGTAGGGGATGGCGTCGGCGGAGCCGGTCATCAGGATTTCCGGAGCGGCCACGCCGGCCACCGCCTGGGTCCAGGCCCAGCCGCGGTCGGGATCGCCGATCATCTGGATCTCGTCGATGACGCAGGCGCCCCAGACCTTGGACGTGTTGACCATCTCGATGGTCGAAGAGGTGAAGGACGCGCCGGGCCGGACGTCGCGCTCCTCGCCGGTGACGAGGCTGCAGGCCCGCCCGCGCGTCTCCAGCGCCTCCTGCCCCTCCAGCGCCAGCAGGCGCAGCGGGGCGAGGTAGCAGCCGCTCTGCGCCTCGGCCAGCCGGTCCATGGCGGCGTGGGTCTTGCCGGAGTTGGTCGGGCCGACGAACAGCCGCAGCTTGCGCACCATGGCGCGGGCCGTGGCGAAGCTGTCGAGATAGACGCCGAGGCCGGAGGCGTTCTCCAGCCGCTCCCGCCGGACCTTCAGGCCGGCGCGGGCGGCGGCGGTGGAGAAGGCCTCCTCCAGCGCGTCCAGCAGGGTCTGCAGGCGCGGGATGCGCCCGCCGAAGCCGATCACCCGGCCCAGCTCGTCGGCGAAGCCCTTGGGCCGCCACGCCTCGCCGAAGCCGTTGGCCCGCTGCGCCATGGAGGCGAACCAGCCGTCCACCCGCCCGCGCGCCTTCTCGATGGCGGCGGAGGACAGGCAGGCCGCCTTGACCCGCTTGCCCAGCGCCTTCGCCTGGGGACGGCCGAAGCCCTCCTCCGCGGTCATCAGGCCCCACAGCTCCGCCTCGATGTCGGGCAGCGGGCCGAGCGCCACGCGGAACCGTAGCTTCAGCTTCCGGTCGGTTCCGGGAACGACCACCTCGTGGACGACGGCGACCGACCAGCGAGCCGGGGTGCTGTCGGCGTCCACTTCAATCCCGTCGCCGCGCACCACCGCGGCGATGGCGCGCAGCGCGTCGCGGCGGTCGAACTCGTCGGCGGTGCCGGCTTGGCGGGGGTGGTCTCGTCGTTGCTCATGAACTGGTCTTCTTCCATCGCCGGCCCCGGAGAGATCGGCCTAAGAATTCAAGGGACTGGTCGGGGCTGGTCGGGGTCTGGCGGTCTTGAGGGGGCTTCGCCGGGTCTCGAACAGTGACGCGCCGCGGGGCGGACGCCCACCCCCTATTCTGCACACCGGCGCCCCACGGGCGTACCTATATGGTCGGAGCCATAGGATAGGGCAAGCCGATTCAGGGGTTCTCCCGGCGTGGCCGGGCTAATTCGCCTGAACTTGCCCCTCTCCCATCCCACCGCTGCGAAAAAGGGGCGGTGCCGGCCACATCATTCCCTGTTGTCCGGCGGTCGCGTCGAAAGGGGTACCCGGTAACGGTCTTGCCGGATGCCACCAATCGAAAGTGTTAGCAAGCAATATCGTCTTACTGCACCGCAAACCGTCGGGCATCATCGTTGCACAGACAACGTAACCGTCGTCGCTTCGCAGATTTGGTTAGGAGATGTGCATGCCGACCCCTCGTGACGTCCTGGCACTGATCGAGAGAATACGGTGTATTTCTTGCGAGGACGAGCGCCATGCATTGATAAAGACATTGTCAGCCGTCGAGCGACCGACCATCCTGTCGTTCCTCAACGCTCACGGCGTGAACCTCTGCGCGGGGTCCTCCGCCGCGTGGTCGGCCTTCCGCGCCTCCGACGTCCTGCTGCGGGACGGGGTGGCGCTGGAGACGGCCCTGCCGTGGCTCGACCAGCCGGTCGGGCTGAACATGAACGGGACCGACTTCATCCCGCTCCTCCTCCGCCAGCTGTCGCCCCGTCGGGTCGCCGTCTACGGCACCGCGGCGCCTTGGCTGGACGAGGGGATCGAGCGGCTGAAGGAGCGGACCCCGCACGATTATGTCGATGCCCAGCACGGGTTCCATTCCGTGGAGCATTACATCGCCCGTGCGCGGGAGATTGAGCCCGACGTCATCATCCTGGCCATGGGCATGCCCCGCCAGGAAGAGGTCGCGGCCCAGCTCAAGCGCGCGCTGGACCATAAGGTGCTGATCATCAACGGCGGCGCCATCATCGATTTCCTCGCCGGGCGCTTCACCCGGGCCCCCGCCGCCGTCCAGCGCATCGGGCTGGAATGGGCGTTCCGGCTGGTCCAGGAGCCCCGCCGCCTGTTTCGCCGCTATTGCGTCGGCGCTTTCGGCTTCGCCCACACCGTCATGCTTATGCGCCGTGCCGCCATGCGTTCGTCCAGCGCCCCAGCACCAGCGCCCATGCATAAGGAGCTTTGAGACGTGGAAAACCTGCCCCAAGTCAATCATGGCGGCCATCACGGCGGTCCGCCGGCTCCGGTTCCGGCATGGCCCGCCGCCCCCGGCCCGTCCCGGCGCAGCGAGTTCGAATCCCAGACCCCGTCCATGGGTCCCGACTTCCGCTTCATCCTGCGCGTGCTGGGCAGCCACAAGTGGCTGATCATGGCCATCGTGGTGGTGCTGACCGGCCTGTCGGCCCTGGGCGTCTCCACGCTCAAGGACCAGTACACCTCCGAAGCCCTTCTGCTGGTCGACAACCGGCAGGTCCGCGTCGTCCGCGAGGTCGAGCAGGTGGTGGGCGCGATCCCCACCGAGGACGCGGCGATCCTGAGCGAGATCGAGATCCTGAAGTCGCCGCAGGTGCTGAACCAGGTGGTGAACGATCTCCAGCTCGCCCAGCATCCGGAATTCAACCCGCCGGCGCAGGAGGACGAGACGCTCCCGCTCGTCGAGCGCGCGGTGGCCTACGGCCGCGACCTCGCCTCGCGCTTCTGGGACGGCGCCCCGCCGGCCCCGGTCGCCTGGCTGCTGAGCCATGGTGACGAGGTGGCGCAGGACATCCGGGCGCGCGAGGCGCACGCGGCGCTGGGCAACGACCAGATCATCGCGCGCATCCACCGCAAGCTGGACGTCGCCATCGTCGGCCGGTCGCGCGTGATCCAGGTGCGCTTCACCTCCAAGGAGCCGCAGCTGAGCCGCGACGTGGTGGACGGCATCGTCCGCCGCTACATGGAAACCCGCCAGCAGATGGACCGCGACCTGTCGACCAGCGCGATCTCCTGGCTGCAGGACCGCATCGTCCTGCTGCGCAAGGAGGTGGCCGAGGCCGACGCCAAGGTCGAGGAGGCGCGCGTCAAGGGCGGCCTGCTGAAGGGCGGCACCGGCCTGATGGCCCAGAACGAGCTTGAGCAGACCCGTCTGCGCCTGAGCGAGGCCTCGGCCATCCGCGCCCGCTCGGTCGCCCAGGCCGACACGCTGGAGCGCAACCTGAAGGCCGGCAACTGGAACGCCATCGGCGGCAGCATCGCCTCCCCGGTCGTCGCCCAGCTCCGCGCCACGGTCGCCGCCATCTCCACGGAAATGGCCCAGCTCTCCCGCCAGTACGGGCCGAAGCACCCGCGCATCGTCGAGCTCCAGGGCCGCCTGAACGAGGCCAATTCCTCGCTCCAGCAGGAAATCCGCCGCGAGATCAACGGCGTCCGCGAGGCCGCCCAGGTCGCGGTGGAGCAGGAGACCGCGCTCCGCTCCATGATCACCCGCATGGAGGGCAGCTACGCCACCATGCAGGAGCAGGCCATCCCGCTGCGCACCCTGGAATCGGAGGCGACCGCCAAGCGCCAGCTTCTCGACAGCTTGCTGGGCCGTCTGGAAGAGGTCGAAGCCCAGAAGGACAGCCGCGCCTTCCCGGCCGCCGTCAAGCTGGTCTCCGCGCCGCAGGTGCCGCACGAGCCGTCGGGTCCCTTCCGCGTCCTCCTGCTGCTGGCCGGCTTCGTCGCCGCCCTCGCGCTGGCCGTCTTCAGCGTCTTCGGTCTGGAGCTTCTCCAGCGCCGCATCCACACCCCGGACGCCGTGCGCCGCATCCTGGGCGTCGGCACCGTCCACATCGTGCCGCACCACAGCGACCGCGGGGCCAAGGGTCGGCTCTACAAGATCTTCCAGCGCCACCCCTTCTCGCTGTTCAGCGAATCCCTGCGCGCCCTGTTCCGCAACCATCTGTCGGATCTCGGCCCGGTCGGCGCGCTGGCGGTGACCTCGGCCCGCCCGCAGGACGGCAAGACCTCTCTGACGCTCGCCGTCGCCCAGGTCGCCAGCCAGGCCGGCCGCCGCGTGGTGGTGGTGGACACCGACTTCCGCCGGTCCCGCATGGAAGGGCTGTTCGACCTGTCCACCAAGAAGGGCCTGTCGGACTGGATCGCCGGTGACGCCACGCTCGACGAGATCGTCCACACCTCCGACGACGTGCCCTTCGCCATGGTTCCGGCGGGCAAGCTGAACCCGATGACGCTGGACCGCTTCAACGTCGACAGCCTGGTGCAGCTGATGGCCGGCCTGTCGCCCAGCTTCGATCTGGTGGTGTTCGACACCGCCCCGGCGCTGGCCGTGTCGGATGCCCGCATCGTCTGCGGTGCCGCCTCGAAGGTTCTGTTCGTCACCCGCTGGGGTCACACCACAGCGAGCGACCTCGACGCGGTGGCCGACCTGGGTCCGATCGACCACAGCAAGTTCGTCTGCGTGATGACCGACGTGAACCTGAAGAAGGCCGCCAGCAAGGGCTACCAGGGTCCGTACAACAGCTACGTCGCCACGCGGAAGTACTACGGCGACCAGACCCTGCGCGCCGCGCCGTAAGCGACGCCTCCTTCCCTCTCCCGTCCCGGGAGAGGGGGCCCGCGAAGCGGGCGGGTGAGGGTACCGCGAGGATCACAGCCTTATCCTCGTGGTACCCTCACCCTTCCCGCGCATCGCGCGGGCCCCTTCCCTCTCCCGGGACGGGAGAGGGAATTTTCATTTCCCATCAAACCACACGAGGCCCGACGCCCATGGCCCAGACCTCGCCAAAAACCACCTCGCCGAAACTCATCTCCTTCACGCGCCGGGATGCGCTGCGCGCCGCCGCCGCGGCCGCGGTGCTGGCGAGTTGCAAGGCCGCCGCCGGTCCCGCCGTCGCCGAGGCAGCGTCCGCGGCGGTGCCCAACCCCACCCTGCGCGACGCCTGCCGGGCCGCCGGCATCCTCCACGGCGCCGCCCGCGACCATCTGATCGAGCCGGAAGACCCCATGCTCGACACGCTGATGGCGCGGGAATGCGACGTGGTGACGCCCGAGAACGGCGGCAAATGGGCCGTCTTCCAGCCGCAGGAGGGCAATTTCGACTGGGGCCGCTTCGACGCCGGGGTGGAGTTGGCCCGCCGCATCGGCGCCAAGCCCAACTGGCACTGCGCGCTGTGGCAGCACATGGGCATGCCCGACTACATGACGCTGCCGGCCAGCCGCCAGCGCGCGCTGGGCATCGGCGAGAGCGCCTATTTCTCGGCCGACGGCACGCTGTCCGAGGACAATTACTGGCCGCGCTTCACCGCCATGGTCGCGGCGGTCAAGCGGCGCTACGGCGACAGCTTCTACCGCATCGACGTGATGAACGAGGCCTTCTTCTGGGAGACCGAGCGCAGCCACCCCCAGGAGCAGGACCGCTACGGCTTCCGCAAGGGCATGTGGTGGGTGGTGGCCGGCGGCGCCAAGGGACCGGAGTGGCTCGACCCCTTCTTCCACCACATCCGCAAGGAATTCCCCTCCGCCAAGCTGGTCATCAACGAGTTCGGCATCGAGATCGACGAGGGCTGGCAGCAGCGCAAGCGCGCCTATTTCCAGACCTGGCTGACCGACGCGGTCAAGCGCGGCGTGCCGATCGACGGGGTGGGGCTGCAAAGCCACCTGATGGCCGGCAAGCCCTACGACCGCGAGGGCATGAAGGGCTTCCTGCGCGCCATGGACCGGCTGGGCCTGCCCATCCACGTCACCGAATTCGACGTGAACGAGAAGCACCTGCCGCGCTCCTGGTCGCGGGCGGAGAAGGACCGCGCCATGGCCTTCCTGGCCGGGCAGTATCTGGGCGACATCGCCGGCAACGCCCGGCTGGCCGAGCTGTGCTGGTGGCACCTGCGCTCGGACCTCAACTACATCGCACGGGAGATGCCGGAGCTGAAGCCCCACCCCTCGCCCTACGACGCGGCGTCGCGCCCGCTGCCGCTGTACGAGGCGTCGGTGCAGGCTCTGCGCGGGCGCAACCGGTCGGGGTGACTCCGGCCGGGACGCGGAGCGTTACCCCTTCCGTCCCCGCTACCCCGCCCGATCGCGCGGTCCGGTCCGCCGTCCGCGCCTGTAAGGATTTCCGACAGCGCCCTTAGATTATCGGAACAGCGGCGTTTCTCCCAACGAGGTGATCTGTGGACACGTTGACGTCGGATGAGCTGGTCGCCCGCTACAAGCGGAAGTTCGGTCTGGCCCCGAACTACCCCCTCAGCGAAACCATGGTCCGCCAGCATTGGGACCTGGAACGCCAGCTCGCCCGCGAGCTGCTGGACTCCCGCCGCGAAGAGCGCTGGACGGTGTTCGAACGCAACTACACCACCCTCTACAGCGAGTGCCCCTGGCTGAACGACGCGGTGGACACCGCGGCGCAGAACGACGAACTGGACTTCCGCCACTTCCTGACGCTGCTCAAGGGCGCGCGGGACGTCTACGAGGTCGGGTCGGGCAAGGGCCGGCTGCTCAGCTATCTGGCCCGCCACGGCCACCGCTGCGTCGCCACCGAGATCACCCGCGAGCGCGGAGAACGCTGGACCGACGAGCGCTCCAACGTGACGTGGCGCTGCTGCGACGGCGTCAATCTCGCCGAGTTCGAGCCGCGCGCCCATTACGACGCCGTCGTCTCCACCCACGTCATCGAGCATCTCCACCCGGAGGACGTGTCCGTGCACCTGTCCAACGTGCACGCCATCCTCAAGCCGGGCGGGCGCTACGTGCTCAGCATGCCGCACAAGCACGCCGGGCCGATGGATCTGTCGGAGGTCTTCGGGCTGGACGAGCCGATCTGCATGCACCTGCGCGAATACACCTGGAGCGAGACCGAGCGCGCGCTGCGCGAGGCCGGCTTCACCCGGATGGAGGCCGTCTACATCGCCCCGATGGCCGTGCGTCGGCGCATGCACATCCATGGGTCCGGGCGCGGGTACCTCGCCTATGTGAAAGCCGTGGAATCCTTCATGGGGGCTATGCCGTTAACCCTGCGGCGCAAGCTCGGCAAGCTCGGCCAGCTCTACCTGTTCCGGCCGGAGGTCTTCATGGTGGCTCACAAAAGTCACGAGGGTTGATGCCACCGACTCCGGAAACCTTTCTGTAACAAGACTTTACACTTTCCCCTCCCCGTGGCCGCAAGGCCCCACTGTGGCGCGGAAACCGCAGCAAAGGCGGTTTTTCGCGCCTCATTCTTTTCACAGCCTATCGTGGCTTTTGAGTCGCATTTCCCTAAAATCCGAAATACCTCGTTAACCAATTGGGCCTCACCTTTGCTCCACCGAAAATGGAGAGAGGTTACTTCCAATGGCAACGACCACCACGGGTCTCGTCGACA from Azospirillum brasilense includes:
- a CDS encoding class I SAM-dependent methyltransferase, producing the protein MDTLTSDELVARYKRKFGLAPNYPLSETMVRQHWDLERQLARELLDSRREERWTVFERNYTTLYSECPWLNDAVDTAAQNDELDFRHFLTLLKGARDVYEVGSGKGRLLSYLARHGHRCVATEITRERGERWTDERSNVTWRCCDGVNLAEFEPRAHYDAVVSTHVIEHLHPEDVSVHLSNVHAILKPGGRYVLSMPHKHAGPMDLSEVFGLDEPICMHLREYTWSETERALREAGFTRMEAVYIAPMAVRRRMHIHGSGRGYLAYVKAVESFMGAMPLTLRRKLGKLGQLYLFRPEVFMVAHKSHEG
- a CDS encoding endo-1,4-beta-xylanase — translated: MAQTSPKTTSPKLISFTRRDALRAAAAAAVLASCKAAAGPAVAEAASAAVPNPTLRDACRAAGILHGAARDHLIEPEDPMLDTLMARECDVVTPENGGKWAVFQPQEGNFDWGRFDAGVELARRIGAKPNWHCALWQHMGMPDYMTLPASRQRALGIGESAYFSADGTLSEDNYWPRFTAMVAAVKRRYGDSFYRIDVMNEAFFWETERSHPQEQDRYGFRKGMWWVVAGGAKGPEWLDPFFHHIRKEFPSAKLVINEFGIEIDEGWQQRKRAYFQTWLTDAVKRGVPIDGVGLQSHLMAGKPYDREGMKGFLRAMDRLGLPIHVTEFDVNEKHLPRSWSRAEKDRAMAFLAGQYLGDIAGNARLAELCWWHLRSDLNYIAREMPELKPHPSPYDAASRPLPLYEASVQALRGRNRSG